Proteins co-encoded in one Nicotiana sylvestris chromosome 7, ASM39365v2, whole genome shotgun sequence genomic window:
- the LOC104232620 gene encoding probable long-chain-alcohol O-fatty-acyltransferase 5 gives MSSTHVCLSVIISLCYCYFLSAKIPKGIPRLISLLPIFYLFTILPLYFSSAFLIALTTFFITWLANFKLLLFAFNQGPLSLSTTNATKKLSLPVFISMAALPLRSKQKSNEPNPAKKIPLNFAAEFVLLAIFLGLTFHHKSQTHPKLVLICYCFMMFLMIDILIALSSSIAKILVGLELEPPSNEPYLSTSLQDFWGKRWNLTVTNTLRLTIYNPVRSALSEVVGKKWALRFAVLATFIVSGLMHELIFYYVNGVSPSWEMTWFFVLHGLCVMVEIGVKRAVKDTWRLPWFVSGPLTVGFVVATAFGLFFPPIVRNGADERVLEEIGSCYDFLKDKMLQLPNFVGHFR, from the coding sequence ATGTCATCAACTCATGTTTGTCTCTCGGTAATTATCTCTCTTTGTTACTGCTATTTCCTATCTGCCAAAATTCCAAAAGGTATTCCAAGACTCATTTCTCTTCTACCCATTTTTTACCTCTTCACCATTCTCCCACTTTATTTTTCATCTGCATTTCTTATAGCACTCACCACTTTCTTCATTACTTGGCTTGCCAATTTCAAGCTCCTCCTCTTTGCCTTTAATCAAGGCCCTCTTTCTCTCTCCACAACAAATGCAACCAAAAAATTATCTCTTCCTGTTTTCAtttccatggctgcccttcccctCAGATCCAAACAAAAATCCAACGAGCCAAACCCCGCCAAGAAAATCCCTTTAAATTTTGCTGCAGAATTTGTGCTCCTTGCAATATTCTTGGGGTTGACTTTTCACCATAAAAGTCAAACCCATCCAAAATTGGTCTTGATTTGCTATTGTTTTATGATGTTTCTTATGATTGATATTCTTATTGCATTATCTAGCTCTATTGCTAAAATCTTGGTTGGGTTAGAGCTAGAGCCACCTTCAAATGAACCTTATTTGTCAACTTCCCTTCAAGATTTTTGGGGGAAAAGATGGAACCTCACGGTAACAAATACGCTGCGTCTCACCATATACAACCCCGTGAGGTCAGCATTGTCGGAGGTAGTCGGTAAAAAATGGGCCCTACGGTTTGCCGTGCTGGCAACTTTTATCGTGTCCGGTTTAATGCATGAGCTGATATTTTATTACGTTAATGGCGTGAGTCCGTCGTGGGAAATGACGTGGTTCTTTGTGCTTCATGGGCTGTGTGTAATGGTGGAAATTGGAGTGAAGAGAGCTGTGAAGGACACGTGGCGGTTGCCTTGGTTCGTTTCTGGGCCGTTAACGGTTGGGTTTGTGGTGGCCACTGCTTTTGGGCTTTTCTTCCCACCGATAGTTAGGAATGGTGCAGATGAAAGGGTACTTGAAGAAATTGGGTCTTGCTATGATTTCCTCAAAGACAAAATGCTTCAATTGCCGAATTTTGTGGGTCATTTTAGATAA
- the LOC104232619 gene encoding fimbrin-1-like codes for MSFVGVFVSDQWLQSQFTQVELRSLKSKFISVKNQNGKVTIGDLPPLMAKLKAFNEMFNEEEIRNILAESGSDVNDEIDFESFLKTYLNLQARAASKLGSSKHSSSFLKASTTTLLHTISESEKASYVAHINSYLRDDPFLKQFLPIDPASNALFDLAKDGVLLCKLINVAVPGTIDERAINMKRVINPWERNENHTLCLNSAKAIGCTVVNIGTQDLVEGRPHLVLGLISQIIKIQLLADLNLRKTPQLVELVEDSNDVEELMGLAPEKLLLKWMNFHLKKAGYKKTVANFSSDLKDGEAYAYLLNVLAPEHCSPATLDVKDPTERANLVLEHAEKMDCKRYLDPKDIVEGSSNLNLAFVAQIFHQRSGLSTDSKKVSFAEMMTDDELISREERCFRLWINSLGINSYVNNLFEDVRNGWVLLEVLDKVSPGSVNWKHATKPPIKMPFRKVENCNQVVRIGKQLKLSLVNVGGNDFVQGNKKLILAFLWQLMRFNMLQLLKNLRSRFRGKEITDADILVWANKKVKSTGRTSKMESFKDKNLSSGLFFLELLSAVEPRVVNWNLVTKGESDEAKKLNATYIISVARKLGCSIFLLPEDIMEVNQKMILTLTASIMYWSLQQTAEEAESASPASTITDASPVRSTNGSMSPLIAASPDASPAPSISGASSPVVDASPAPSVNGDEESQLIAEVSKLADDDASSDVLASPEQAENAEIPSDVHRDAENAEIPTDVHRDDENAEIPTDVCADADNAEIPSDMPPSPQLEDTEQQSGLSHEVENEGTKPDNEQ; via the exons ATGTCTTTCGTTGGTGTTTTTGTTTCTGATCAATGGCTTCAAAGTCAATTCACTCAAGTCGAACTTCGCAGCCTTAAATCCAAA TTCATTTCAGTTAAGAATCAGAATGGAAAAGTAACAATTGGAGACTTGCCGCCTTTGATGGCGAAATTAAAGGCTTTCAATGAGATGTTTAATGAGGAAGAGATCCGAAATATCTTGGCTGAATCAGGTTCCGACGTCAACGATGAGATTGATTTCGAAAGCTTCCTTAAA ACATACTTGAATCTGCAAGCTCGAGCTGCCTCTAAATTAGGCAGTTCTAAACATTCATCTTCCTTCCTGAAGGCCTCCACAACTACACTTCTTCATACGATCAGTGAATCAGAGAAAGCATCATATGTAGCTCATATAAACAGCTATCTAAGAGACGATCCATTCTTAAAGCAATTTCTTCCAATCGATCCAGCTTCAAATGCTTTGTTTGATCTGgcaaaggatggagttcttttaTG TAAGCTGATCAATGTCGCTGTACCTGGCACAATAGACGAGCGAGCTATTAACATGAAACGAGTAATCAACCCATGGGAGAGAAATGAGAATCACACCCTTTGCCTCAATTCTGCAAAGGCTATTGGATGCACTGTTGTTAATATTGGCACTCAAGACCTGGTTGAAGGACGA CCTCATCTAGTACTTGGGCTGATTTCTCAAATTATCAAG ATCCAACTATTGGCAGATCTCAACCTCCGGAAGACCCCTCAGCTCGTCGAACTGGTGGAGGACAGCAAT GATGTTGAGGAGCTCATGGGGTTAGCACCAGAAAAGCTCTTACTAAAATGGATGAATTTTCATCTAAAGAAAGCTGGTTACAAGAAAACAGTAGCAAATTTTTCTTCTGACCTGAAG GACGGGGAGGCCTATGCTTACCTTCTTAATGTACTTGCACCAGAGCATTGCAGCCCAGCGACTTTGGATGTCAAGGATCCCACTGAGAGAGCTAACTTAGTTCTTGAGCATGCAGAGAAAATGGATTGCAAAAGATATCTAGATCCGAAGGACATCGTTGAAGGCTCTTCCAATTTAAATCTTGCTTTTGTTGCACAGATATTCCATCAGAG GAGTGGATTATCTACTGACAGCAAGAAGGTCTCCTTTGCAGAGATGATGACAGACGACGAGTTAATTTCCAGGGAAGAGAGATGCTTCCGACTATGGATTAATAGTCTCGGGATAAACTCTTACGTTAATAATTTGTTTGAAGATGTCAGAAATGG ATGGGTACTTTTGGAGGTATTGGACAAGGTTTCTCCAGGATCTGTTAATTGGAAGCACGCAACAAAACCTCCAATTAAAATGCCATTTCGGAAAGTTGAAAACTGCAACCAAGTTGTCAGGATTGGGAAGCAGTTGAAACTTTCCCTTGTAAATGTGGGTGGAAACGACTTTGTCCAAGGGAATAAGAAGCTTATACTTG CTTTCCTGTGGCAGTTGATGAGGTTTAATATGCTTCAGCTTTTGAAGAACTTGAGATCGCGTTTCCGAGGGAAGGAGATTACTGACGCTGATATTCTAGTTTGGGCAAACAAAAAAGTGAAAAGCACTGGAAGAACATCTAAAATGGAGAGTTTTAAG GATAAGAATCTTTCAAGTGGATTATTCTTTCTCGAGCTTCTCAGTGCTGTGGAACCAAGGGTTGTTAATTGGAATCTTGTTACCAAGGGTGAAAGTG ATGAGGCAAAGAAACTGAATGCTACTTATATCATCAGCGTTGCACGGAAACTTGGGTGCTCTATCTTTCTGTTGCCTGAGGATATCATGGAG GTTAACCAAAAGATGATCCTTACTCTCACTGCCAGCATAATGTACTGGAGCCTTCAGCAGACAGCGGAAGAGGCGGAGTCTGCATCTCCTGCGAGTACTATAACTGATGCATCACCAGTACGATCTACAAATGGTTCAATGTCCCCCTTGATTGCTGCTTCGCCTGATGCATCCCCTGCACCGTCAATTAGTGGAGCATCCTCTCCTGTGGTGGATGCATCTCCAGCACCATCTGTCAATGGAGATGAAGAAAGCCAACTAATTGCTGAAGTGTCAAAGTTGGCAGATGATGACGCATCGTCTGATGTGTTAGCATCCCCGGAGCAGGCTGAAAATGCAGAGATACCATCAGATGTGCACAGGGATGCTGAAAATGCAGAGATACCAACAGATGTGCACAGGGATGATGAAAATGCAGAGATACCAACAGATGTTTGCGCGGATGCTGACAATGCGGAGATACCATCAGATATGCCCCCATCCCCGCAACTTGAGGATACAGAACAACAGAGTGGCCTCTCACATGAAGTTGAAAATGAGGGTACAAAACCAGATAATGAACAATAG